A genome region from Arachis duranensis cultivar V14167 chromosome 6, aradu.V14167.gnm2.J7QH, whole genome shotgun sequence includes the following:
- the LOC107492150 gene encoding E3 ubiquitin-protein ligase RFI2 isoform X1 has protein sequence MGLGTDKDDHVVHDGDSNPFPSVSCSICLDPVSRTGDRSWANLQCGHQFHLDCIGSAFNIKGAMQCPNCRKIEKGQWLYGSRSYPEFSTDDWAHDEDLYDLSYSEMSFGVHWCPFGNLTRLPSFEEGEFSSTAYHDILGQHTIFAEHTAVSSGSHPCPYIAYFGPLHPSPSNSGRTGSETSNFSHWSNPPIPSDMPTSYAFPAMDLHYHSWEHHSPHFSSASSHLGTADHPAVSPGSQRPARGSSEVPRPGSFMHPFIVGHSSGARAGTSVASSMIPPYPGSNARAQDRVQALQAYYQPPQPPNSTSMRTPNASGTRRSNSHSGSVQLAQVSPSSDPSGGFLLIPSGSSGRNFPEEVHMPSRFQAWERDHLPSLSLNHADRESSWRAYHQAASGSEPSIRSNSFRLRHGTERMPSQNR, from the exons ATGGGTCTCGGCACCGACAAGGACGACCACGTCGTCCACGACGGAGACTCCAACCCCTTCCCATCCGTCTCTTGCTCCATTTGCCTCGACCCTGTTTCCCGCACCGGCGATAGATCCTGGGCCAACCTTCAATGCGGCCATCAATTTCACCTCG ATTGCATTGGCTCAGCCTTCAATATAAAAGGGGCAATGCAATGCCCTAATTGCCGGAAGATTGAGAAAGGTCAGTGGCTTTATGGCTCCCGGTCATATCCAGAATTCAGCACAGATGATTGGGCACACGATGAGGATCTATATGATCTTAGCTACTCTGAAATG TCCTTTGGAGTTCACTGGTGTCCTTTTGGTAACCTGACCCGACTTCCTTCTTTTGA gGAAGGGGAATTTTCATCAACTGCAT ATCATGATATACTGGGACAACATACTATATTTGCTGAACATACGGCCGTATCATCTGGTAGTCATCCCTGTCCGTATATAGCATACTTTGGACCATTACATCCTTCCCCCTCGAACTCTGGCAGAACTGGTTCAGAAACATCTAACTTCAGCCACTGGAGTAACCCACCTATACCTAGTGACATGCCAACGTCCTATGCATTTCCTGCCATGGATCTCCATTATCACAGTTGGGAACATCATTCGCCTCATTTTTCATCTGCAAGCAGTCACCTAGGAACTGCAGATCATCCCGCAGTATCACCTGGTAGTCAAAGGCCAGCCAGGGGTAGTTCAGAGGTTCCAAGACCAGGATCTTTTATGCATCCCTTCATTGTTGGTCATAG TTCTGGTGCTAGGGCTGGGACATCAGTTGCATCTTCAATGATACCTCCGTATCCAGGTAGCAATGCCCGGGCCCAGGACAGAGTCCAGGCTCTTCAGGCATACTATCAACCTCCACAACCTCCTAACTCTACCTCAATGCGAACACCTAATGCTTCTGGCACTAGAAGATCCAACAGCCATAGTGGGTCAGTTCAATTAGCACAAGTTTCCCCATCATCGGACCCAAGTGGTGGCTTCTTGTTGATTCCATCAGGTTCATCAGGACGCAATTTTCCGGAAGAAGTCCATATGCCAAGTCGCTTCCAAGCATGGGAAAGAGATCATTTGCCTTCATTATCTTTGAACCACGCAGATAGAGAATCAAGTTGGAGAGCGTACCACCAGGCTGCCAGCGGATCAGAACCAAGTATTAGGTCCAACAGCTTTCGATTAAGGCACGGAACAGAAAGAATGCCTTCACAAAATCGATGA